One genomic window of Nicotiana sylvestris chromosome 10, ASM39365v2, whole genome shotgun sequence includes the following:
- the LOC104237982 gene encoding zinc finger BED domain-containing protein RICESLEEPER 2-like has translation MVIVDELPFSIVEKEGFRDFMKVAQPYFCITSRSTVTRDCFDIFNEEKQKLKRSFIETKQRGINKIVTVTFDNASSNDMTVKELSKQLTEMGNNLMNGIHLHVRCMAHIMNLVVQDGIKESSVLIERVRHAVRYVRQSPARLKRWNSTDLILRRAVEFESAFLHYASSEIGLRYYLEHSYIEVGKPTGELLNSDWENQLIANEDTVFSEMAKKMKEKFDKYWGDPGKMNKIIFISCILDPRYKLESVGYALVKMFGKDMGATIQAEVKKYMTSLFSEYVKSSSKGVVLALSSDCSSLDTSASGLSGKTEDDTKEFDVLLWWKLNSARFPVLAEMARVVLVVPVSYVASECRIFDDWTHNQFAYENEILGQAVDIDTTVKVKVEYSMTESAAPQLIPPLIFASCLNFEAAEIELYSGLILTDVIVMVGGVNYYVS, from the exons ATGGTAATAGTTGATGAGCTTCCTTTCAGCATTGTTGAGAAAGAAGGTTTTAGAGACTTTATGAAAGTGGCGCAACCTTATTTCTGTATCACTTCCCGTAGTACTGTAACTAGagattgttttgatatttttaatgAAGAAAAGCAAAAGTTGAAGAGGTCATTTATAGAAACAAAACAAAGA GGGATAAATAAGATCGTCACTGTCACATTTGATAATGCAAGCTCAAATGATATGACAGTAAAAGAATTGTCTAAGCAATTAACAGAAATGGGAAATAATTTGATGAACGGTATTCACCTTCACGTGAGATGTATGGCTCACATCATGAATCTTGTGGTCCAGGATGGTATAAAAGAATCTTCAGTGTTGATTGAACGTGTTAGGCATGCAGTGAGATATGTTAGGCAATCTCCTGCGAGGTTGAAGAg GTGGAATTCCACCGACTTGATATTGCGTAGGGCAGTTGAATTTGAAAGTGCATTTTTACATTATGCTTCTAGTGAAATTGGCCTGAGATATTATCTTGAGCATTCTTATATTGAAGTTGGAAAACCTACAGGTGAACTTTTGAATAGTGATTGGGAGaat caatTGATAGCAAATGAAGATACAGTTTTTAGTGAAATGGCAAAGAAGATGAAAGAAAAGTTTGATAAGTATTGGGGTGATCCAGGGAAAATGAACAAGATAATTTTTATTTCATGTATTTTGGATCCACGTTACAAGCTCGAATCAGTTGGCTATGCACTTGTAAAGATGTTTGGTAAAGATATGGGGGCAACTATACAAGCAGAAGTGAAGAAGTACATGACTTCATTATTTAGTGAGTATGTAAAGTCCAGCTCAAAAGGTGTCGTGCTTGCTTTATCTTCAGATTGTTCTTCATTGGACACTTCTGCTTCCGGGCTTTCTGGCA AAACTGAGGATGACACTAAAGAATTTGATGTTCTTCTCTGGTGGAAATTGAACTCAGCTAGATTTCCTGTTCTTGCGGAGATGGCTCGTGTTGTATTAGTTGTTCCGGTTTCATATGTGGCATCCGAAT GTAGAATATTCGATGATTGGACTCACAACCAGTTTGCCTATGAAAATGAGATTCTTGGGCAGGCTGTTGATATAGACACAACG GTAAAGGTAAAGGTAGAATATTCGATGACTGAATCTGCTGCTCCTCAACTCATTCCTCCTCTCATCTTTGCAAGTTGTTTGAACTTTGAAGCTGCAGAAATTGAA TTGTATTCTGGACTCATTTTGACAGATGTAATTGTCATGGTAGGAGGTGTTAACTATTATGTTAGCTGA